One segment of Anopheles stephensi strain Indian chromosome 3, UCI_ANSTEP_V1.0, whole genome shotgun sequence DNA contains the following:
- the LOC118510605 gene encoding zinc carboxypeptidase A 1 produces the protein MVWNGVFSRCAVALVAVMAFGGVAIEAAEVARYDNYRLYRVTPQSEEQLRAVAAMEQASDSLIFLETARKVGDRFDIVVAPHKLADFTETLEADYIPHQVIDENVQNAFDQERTRITNKRAKGTFDWSDYHTLEEIHAWLDKLASEHSEVELLDAGRSHQNRTLKGVKLSYGEGRPGVFIEGGIHAREWISPATVTYILNELVNSEDAQVRALAEKFDWYVFPSVNPDGYAYTFQVNRLWRKTRKPYGPFCYGADPNRNWDFHWAEQGTSNNACADTYAGPQAFSEVETRSLSAFVEKLRGKLGAYIAFHSYSQLLLFPYGHTGEHSPNHKDLNEIAEATVKSLAKRYGTQYKYGNVYDAIYPASGSSVDWSYGAQDVKIAYTYELRPDSDAWNGFVLPPNQIVPTGEETLDSLVTLLEESSARGYYDAKN, from the coding sequence ATGGTGTGGAACGGTGTCTTCTCCCGGTGTGCGGTGGCCTTGGTGGCCGTGATGGCCTTCGGTGGTGTAGCGATCGAGGCGGCCGAAGTCGCACGGTACGATAACTACCGGCTGTACCGTGTGACGCCCCAGAGCGAAGAGCAGCTGAGGGCGGTCGCAGCGATGGAGCAGGCGAGCGACAGTTTAATATTCCTCGAAACGGCCCGGAAGGTGGGCGATCGGTTCGACATCGTCGTGGCACCGCACAAGCTCGCTGACTTTACGGAAACGCTCGAAGCGGACTACATCCCGCACCAGGTGATCGACGAGAATGTGCAGAATGCGTTCGATCAGGAGCGCACCCGGATCACGAACAAGCGTGCAAAGGGAACGTTCGACTGGAGCGACTATCACACGCTGGAGGAGATCCATGCCTGGTTGGACAAGCTGGCGAGTGAGCACAGTGAGGTGGAACTGTTGGACGCTGGTCGATCGCACCAGAACCGTACGTTGAAGGGTGTGAAGTTGTCGTACGGTGAGGGAAGGCCGGGTGTGTTCATTGAGGGTGGTATCCATGCACGCGAATGGATCTCCCCGGCCACTGTGACGTATATCCTGAACGAGCTGGTCAACAGTGAAGATGCGCAGGTCCGAGCGCTAGCGGAAAAGTTCGACTGGTACGTGTTCCCCAGCGTGAACCCGGACGGATATGCTTACACCTTCCAGGTGAACCGATTGTGGCGCAAGACCCGCAAACCTTACGGTCCATTCTGCTATGGAGCTGATCCGAACCGGAACTGGGACTTCCATTGGGCGGAACAGGGCACTAGCAATAATGCTTGCGCGGATACGTACGCCGGACCGCAAGCATTCTCCGAAGTCGAGACTCGCTCGCTGTCCGCTTTCGTTGAAAAGCTGCGTGGAAAGCTCGGTGCTTACATCGCGTTCCATTCCTACTCTCAGCTGCTTCTCTTCCCGTACGGACACACTGGAGAGCACTCGCCGAATCATAAGGATCTGAACGAAATCGCGGAAGCTACGGTTAAATCATTGGCCAAACGGTACGGCACTCAGTACAAGTATGGCAATGTGTACGATGCGATCTATCCGGCCAGTGGTTCCAGCGTGGACTGGAGCTACGGTGCGCAAGATGTTAAGATCGCGTACACGTACGAGCTGCGTCCGGATTCGGATGCCTGGAATGGATTTGTGCTTCCGCCGAATCAGATCGTACCAACGGGTGAGGAAACGTTGGATTCGCTCGTTACACTGCTGGAAGAGTCGTCTGCGCGGGGTTATTACGATGCGAAGAATTGA
- the LOC118510602 gene encoding dynein assembly factor 1, axonemal homolog isoform X2, with translation MTKKTIQASCRKNKLYLTPHLNDVLYLHYSGYNAIEGLEEYVGLKCLWLECNAISGISGLDHQAQLRCLYLHNNLIKKIENLENCKQLDTLNLSHNHIAKIENCGSDILPLLNTLNISHNYLKSIESIAELRKCDFVSVLDISHNRIEDIAIVKVLGDMKGLRVLTMVGNPVVNDIPSYRKTLILECKSLTYLDSRPVFDKDRACAEAWKRGGYEEERKEHLRWKKEEQRKMRRSINATLRLRHRGDGEPELLKTSSDEEEEREKTTSFTVKDELQEVEYQTNEVAWKEMEDLFNQHTKALKPPAPDYFTEQSRQMCQAIESTSGRVNIDRCKQDAVQKALIEEITTEEYTDITATKNDTEDGGSELKDHSEALEHGTDIDDSSRKMNQCVEEDNMEILNDFENEPDFVDDASDDVKGSTFGDSGIEPDKSQSEESTKIADKAEAKIASAEQDDTLNVIIQSKEISITMQPSRPIDPQDDVLPPGGKRKPSTTSIDSIISSETTTHDSKKDEVRKASTTSVDYITGSDTNSDPTLVTDCDSCVRNSHDSSRGCSSDTSDSEDMFDKIVPKKHRKLACAIRSEISLSSSDSSSELDEPGGSMLDSKLDRQNTITEFIDEYKRFFHSVDLRDPKCVLKNRHKIVRPQTAKSQRTEPIVYEGVLKTMEQNSNQAKIEQVRQERETDDRSLAKEAVLERLMKGHDAVDMNLEHQMISIGGKAHNFKEYRLEVFRQDQEKLQNLIDRVTAQKDKYNAHIDSIHDQLANIMDEYGQISVKLRKVNDMIQNIGEEVGQEERGETSNFVVGDAPTTSIAEQIVENMTKEQIPDVIEANIKVPEEILEEIDEQLSSDESDLFDAKDHAAARIEVGLMDPINPSARKPIPQEFGSDPVYRKFIDIQYEIDKLTEDQIFDALNEAARELQEEEELEAKLLHDAVDEYWNPTTDLDDFRRNLNLDAHPIIQRFKRFIECQGTDTDDTDSEAHVRRLESAYHKYERRLSNHLFDEYLILSRKASIATTTGGESSATELELIEIEGGHVLRASTSRRTTAWDLKETMKEPVAEVEEEANDEMLDKGCEDQKLEELEDEESKPEEDTPSKNLDIKDIPEISDEGYENPKHEALDDEKPEEQNAEFDTNMTMIESSKIPDKDYEEPKLEEFKEGDSKPEEKYEPWVNEVIKDSSADIVEHQ, from the exons ATGACCAAAAAGACGATTCAGGCATCGTGTCGCAAAAACAAACTCTATCTCACACCACACCTGAACGATGTCCTATATTTGCACTACTCAG GATATAACGCCATCGAGGGTTTGGAGGAGTATGTCGGATTGAAATGCCTCTGGCTCGAATGTAATGCCATTTCGGGAATTTCCGGATTGGACCATCAGGCCCAATTGCGTTGTCTGTATCTGCACAACAACCTTATCAAG aaaatcgaaaacttgGAAAACTGCAAACAGCTGGACACACTCAACCTTTCCCATAATCATATCGCAAAGATAGAGAACTGCGGCAGTG ACATTTTACCGTTGCTGAACACGCTTAACATCTCGCACAACTATCTTAAATCGATCGAAAGCATTGCGGAGCTAcgaaaatgtgattttgtgTCTGTGCTGGACATTTCACACAACCGCATAGAAGACATTGCGATTGTGAAG GTCCTTGGTGATATGAAAGGATTACGAGTGCTTACGATGGTGGGAAATCCTGTGGTGAACGATATTCCTTCCTATCGTAAAACTCTTATTCTGGAATGT aaATCTCTGACATATTTGGATTCGAGGCCAGTGTTCGATAAGGATCGAGCATGTGCAGAAGCTTG GAAACGCGGAGGATATGAAGAAGAGCGTAAAGAACATTTGCGTTGGAAGAAGGAAGAACAACGCAAGATGCGTCGAAGTATCAACG CAACGCTTCGTCTACGTCACCGAGGAGATGGAGAGCCGGAATTG CTCAAAACAAGCAGCGATGAGGAGGAAGAACGTGAGAAAACTACTTCTTTCACAGTGAAAGATGAACTTCAAGAGGTGGAGTACCAAACGAATGAAGTTGCCTGGAAGGAGATGGAGGACCTGTTTAACCAGCACACGAAGGCCCTTAAGCCACCCGCTCCAGATTACTTCACCGAGCAATCCAGACAAATGTGTCAAGCTATTGAAAGTACTTCTGGAAGAGTAAATATTGACCGCTGTAAGCAGGACGCCGTACAAAAAGCACTCATTGAAGAGATAACTACGGAAGAGTATACCGATATAACTGCAACGAAGAATGACACTGAAGATGGCGGAAGTGAATTGAAAGACCACTCTGAAGCTTTAGAACATGGAACAGATATTGATGATTCTTCCAGGAAGATGAACCAATGTGTTGAGGAAGACAACATGGAGATACTGAATGATTTTGAAAATGAGCCAGATTTCGTTGATGATGCGAGTGATGATGTGAAAGGATCAACTTTTGGGGATTCCGGAATAGAACCAGATAAAAGTCAATCCGAAGAGTCCACGAAGATCGCCGACAAAGCTGAGGCCAAAATTGCATCAGCTGAGCAGGATGATACGCTGAACGTGATCATTCAATCGAAGGAGATCTCGATAACGATGCAACCGTCTCGTCCAATTGATCCTCAGGATGATGTCCTGCCGCCGGGTGGTAAGCGTAAACCCTCAACCACTTCAATAGACTCGATCATAAGTTCTGAAACTACAACTCATGACAGTAAGAAGGACGAGGTTCGTAAAGCTTCCACCACCTCCGTGGACTACATTACAGGTTCCGATACCAATTCCGACCCGACACTCGTAACGGACTGTGACAGCTGCGTACGCAACAGTCATGACAGTAGCCGTGGTTGCTCTTCGGACACTTCCGACAGTGAGGATATGTTCGACAAGATTGTACCGAAGAAACATCGCAAGCTTGCCTGTGCCATTCGGTCGGAGATATCGCTCAGCAGCAGTGACAGTAGCAGTGAGCTAGATGAACCAGGTGGCAGCATGCTGGACAGTAAGCTCGATCGTCAGAACACGATCACGGAGTTTATCGATGAGTACAAACGATTCTTCCACTCGGTGGACTTGCGCGATCCTAAGTGTGTGCTGAAGAATCGCCATAAAATTGTGCGTCCGCAAACTGCAAAGTCACAGCGCACGGAACCTATCGTGTATGAGGGCGTTCTGAAGACGATGGAACAAAACTCTAACCAGGCAAAGATTGAGCAAGTACGCCAAGAGCGCGAAACGGATGATCGCAGCTTGGCAAAGGAAGCGGTTCTGGAACGTTTGATGAAAGGTCACGATGCGGTGGATATGAATCTCGAGCATCAGATGATATCGATCGGTGGTAAGGCGCACAACTTCAAGGAATACCGCCTGGAGGTGTTCCGACAGGATCAGGAAAAGCTCCAAAACCTTATCGATCGTGTGACGGCACAGAAGGATAAGTATAATGCGCACATCGATAGCATACATGATCAGCTTGCAAACATTATGGACGAATATGGGCAGATCAGTGTGAAGTTGCGCAAAGTTAACGATATGATACAGAACATTGGTGAGGAGGTAGGGCAGGAGGAGCGTGGAGAGACTTCGAATTTTGTTGTCGGAGATGCTCCAACAACAAGCATTGCTGAGCAAATAGTTGAGAACATGACCAAAGAGCAGATACCGGATGTGATTGAGGCAAACATTAAAGTCCCTGAAGAAATATTGGAGGAGATTGATGAGCAGCTATCTTCCGATGAATCCGATTTGTTTGACGCTAAGGATCATGCAGCAGCACGAATTGAAGTTGGTTTAATGGATCCAATCAACCCATCCGCACGTAAACCCATCCCGCAAGAGTTTGGCTCCGATCCGGTGTATCGCAAGTTTATCGACATCCAGTACGAAATTGACAAACTGACGGAGGATCAGATATTTGACGCCCTCAACGAAGCTGCCCGAGAGCTGCAGGAGGAAGAGGAACTCGAGGCAAAGTTGCTTCACGATGCTGTGGACGAATACTGGAACCCAACTACCGATCTCGATGATTTCCGGCGCAACCTTAATCTGGATGCACATCCGATCATACAGCGCTTTAAGCGTTTCATCGAATGTCAAGGTACCGATACGGACGATACCGATTCGGAGGCACACGTCCGGCGGCTCGAGAGTGCATACCACAAATACGAACGTCGGCTGTCGAACCATCTGTTTGATGAGTATTTGATTTTGAGTCGTAAGGCTAGCATAGCGACTACGACGGGCGGTGAATCGAGTGCAACGGAGTTGGAGTTGATCGAAATTGAGGGTGGCCATGTGTTGCGGGCATCCACTAGCAGACGCACAACGGCGTGGGATTTGAAGGAAACGATGAAGGAACCGGTGGCGGAGGTTGAGGAGGAAGCGAACGATGAGATGCTTGATAAAGGTTGTGAGGACCAGAAGCTGGAAGAGTTGGAAGATGAAGAATCTAAGCCGGAAGAGGACACACCTAGCAAGAATTTGGATATTAAGGATATCCCAGAGATATCTGATGAGGGTTATGAGAATCCGAAACATGAAGCGTTAGATGATGAAAAACCAGAAGAGCAGAATGCAGAATTTGATACGAATATGACCATGATAGAGAGTTCTAAGATTCCTGATAAAGACTATGAGGAACCCAAATTGGAAGAGTTCAAAGAGGGCGATTCTAAACCAGAAGAGAAGTATGAACCTTGGGTGAATGAGGTCATCAAGGACTCATCTGCGGATATTGTGGAGCATCAATAG
- the LOC118510602 gene encoding dynein assembly factor 1, axonemal homolog isoform X1 has translation MVRDQCDEEFGPKKMTKKTIQASCRKNKLYLTPHLNDVLYLHYSGYNAIEGLEEYVGLKCLWLECNAISGISGLDHQAQLRCLYLHNNLIKKIENLENCKQLDTLNLSHNHIAKIENCGSDILPLLNTLNISHNYLKSIESIAELRKCDFVSVLDISHNRIEDIAIVKVLGDMKGLRVLTMVGNPVVNDIPSYRKTLILECKSLTYLDSRPVFDKDRACAEAWKRGGYEEERKEHLRWKKEEQRKMRRSINATLRLRHRGDGEPELLKTSSDEEEEREKTTSFTVKDELQEVEYQTNEVAWKEMEDLFNQHTKALKPPAPDYFTEQSRQMCQAIESTSGRVNIDRCKQDAVQKALIEEITTEEYTDITATKNDTEDGGSELKDHSEALEHGTDIDDSSRKMNQCVEEDNMEILNDFENEPDFVDDASDDVKGSTFGDSGIEPDKSQSEESTKIADKAEAKIASAEQDDTLNVIIQSKEISITMQPSRPIDPQDDVLPPGGKRKPSTTSIDSIISSETTTHDSKKDEVRKASTTSVDYITGSDTNSDPTLVTDCDSCVRNSHDSSRGCSSDTSDSEDMFDKIVPKKHRKLACAIRSEISLSSSDSSSELDEPGGSMLDSKLDRQNTITEFIDEYKRFFHSVDLRDPKCVLKNRHKIVRPQTAKSQRTEPIVYEGVLKTMEQNSNQAKIEQVRQERETDDRSLAKEAVLERLMKGHDAVDMNLEHQMISIGGKAHNFKEYRLEVFRQDQEKLQNLIDRVTAQKDKYNAHIDSIHDQLANIMDEYGQISVKLRKVNDMIQNIGEEVGQEERGETSNFVVGDAPTTSIAEQIVENMTKEQIPDVIEANIKVPEEILEEIDEQLSSDESDLFDAKDHAAARIEVGLMDPINPSARKPIPQEFGSDPVYRKFIDIQYEIDKLTEDQIFDALNEAARELQEEEELEAKLLHDAVDEYWNPTTDLDDFRRNLNLDAHPIIQRFKRFIECQGTDTDDTDSEAHVRRLESAYHKYERRLSNHLFDEYLILSRKASIATTTGGESSATELELIEIEGGHVLRASTSRRTTAWDLKETMKEPVAEVEEEANDEMLDKGCEDQKLEELEDEESKPEEDTPSKNLDIKDIPEISDEGYENPKHEALDDEKPEEQNAEFDTNMTMIESSKIPDKDYEEPKLEEFKEGDSKPEEKYEPWVNEVIKDSSADIVEHQ, from the exons ATGGTACGCGACCAGTGCGACGAAGAATTTGGTCCTAAAAA AATGACCAAAAAGACGATTCAGGCATCGTGTCGCAAAAACAAACTCTATCTCACACCACACCTGAACGATGTCCTATATTTGCACTACTCAG GATATAACGCCATCGAGGGTTTGGAGGAGTATGTCGGATTGAAATGCCTCTGGCTCGAATGTAATGCCATTTCGGGAATTTCCGGATTGGACCATCAGGCCCAATTGCGTTGTCTGTATCTGCACAACAACCTTATCAAG aaaatcgaaaacttgGAAAACTGCAAACAGCTGGACACACTCAACCTTTCCCATAATCATATCGCAAAGATAGAGAACTGCGGCAGTG ACATTTTACCGTTGCTGAACACGCTTAACATCTCGCACAACTATCTTAAATCGATCGAAAGCATTGCGGAGCTAcgaaaatgtgattttgtgTCTGTGCTGGACATTTCACACAACCGCATAGAAGACATTGCGATTGTGAAG GTCCTTGGTGATATGAAAGGATTACGAGTGCTTACGATGGTGGGAAATCCTGTGGTGAACGATATTCCTTCCTATCGTAAAACTCTTATTCTGGAATGT aaATCTCTGACATATTTGGATTCGAGGCCAGTGTTCGATAAGGATCGAGCATGTGCAGAAGCTTG GAAACGCGGAGGATATGAAGAAGAGCGTAAAGAACATTTGCGTTGGAAGAAGGAAGAACAACGCAAGATGCGTCGAAGTATCAACG CAACGCTTCGTCTACGTCACCGAGGAGATGGAGAGCCGGAATTG CTCAAAACAAGCAGCGATGAGGAGGAAGAACGTGAGAAAACTACTTCTTTCACAGTGAAAGATGAACTTCAAGAGGTGGAGTACCAAACGAATGAAGTTGCCTGGAAGGAGATGGAGGACCTGTTTAACCAGCACACGAAGGCCCTTAAGCCACCCGCTCCAGATTACTTCACCGAGCAATCCAGACAAATGTGTCAAGCTATTGAAAGTACTTCTGGAAGAGTAAATATTGACCGCTGTAAGCAGGACGCCGTACAAAAAGCACTCATTGAAGAGATAACTACGGAAGAGTATACCGATATAACTGCAACGAAGAATGACACTGAAGATGGCGGAAGTGAATTGAAAGACCACTCTGAAGCTTTAGAACATGGAACAGATATTGATGATTCTTCCAGGAAGATGAACCAATGTGTTGAGGAAGACAACATGGAGATACTGAATGATTTTGAAAATGAGCCAGATTTCGTTGATGATGCGAGTGATGATGTGAAAGGATCAACTTTTGGGGATTCCGGAATAGAACCAGATAAAAGTCAATCCGAAGAGTCCACGAAGATCGCCGACAAAGCTGAGGCCAAAATTGCATCAGCTGAGCAGGATGATACGCTGAACGTGATCATTCAATCGAAGGAGATCTCGATAACGATGCAACCGTCTCGTCCAATTGATCCTCAGGATGATGTCCTGCCGCCGGGTGGTAAGCGTAAACCCTCAACCACTTCAATAGACTCGATCATAAGTTCTGAAACTACAACTCATGACAGTAAGAAGGACGAGGTTCGTAAAGCTTCCACCACCTCCGTGGACTACATTACAGGTTCCGATACCAATTCCGACCCGACACTCGTAACGGACTGTGACAGCTGCGTACGCAACAGTCATGACAGTAGCCGTGGTTGCTCTTCGGACACTTCCGACAGTGAGGATATGTTCGACAAGATTGTACCGAAGAAACATCGCAAGCTTGCCTGTGCCATTCGGTCGGAGATATCGCTCAGCAGCAGTGACAGTAGCAGTGAGCTAGATGAACCAGGTGGCAGCATGCTGGACAGTAAGCTCGATCGTCAGAACACGATCACGGAGTTTATCGATGAGTACAAACGATTCTTCCACTCGGTGGACTTGCGCGATCCTAAGTGTGTGCTGAAGAATCGCCATAAAATTGTGCGTCCGCAAACTGCAAAGTCACAGCGCACGGAACCTATCGTGTATGAGGGCGTTCTGAAGACGATGGAACAAAACTCTAACCAGGCAAAGATTGAGCAAGTACGCCAAGAGCGCGAAACGGATGATCGCAGCTTGGCAAAGGAAGCGGTTCTGGAACGTTTGATGAAAGGTCACGATGCGGTGGATATGAATCTCGAGCATCAGATGATATCGATCGGTGGTAAGGCGCACAACTTCAAGGAATACCGCCTGGAGGTGTTCCGACAGGATCAGGAAAAGCTCCAAAACCTTATCGATCGTGTGACGGCACAGAAGGATAAGTATAATGCGCACATCGATAGCATACATGATCAGCTTGCAAACATTATGGACGAATATGGGCAGATCAGTGTGAAGTTGCGCAAAGTTAACGATATGATACAGAACATTGGTGAGGAGGTAGGGCAGGAGGAGCGTGGAGAGACTTCGAATTTTGTTGTCGGAGATGCTCCAACAACAAGCATTGCTGAGCAAATAGTTGAGAACATGACCAAAGAGCAGATACCGGATGTGATTGAGGCAAACATTAAAGTCCCTGAAGAAATATTGGAGGAGATTGATGAGCAGCTATCTTCCGATGAATCCGATTTGTTTGACGCTAAGGATCATGCAGCAGCACGAATTGAAGTTGGTTTAATGGATCCAATCAACCCATCCGCACGTAAACCCATCCCGCAAGAGTTTGGCTCCGATCCGGTGTATCGCAAGTTTATCGACATCCAGTACGAAATTGACAAACTGACGGAGGATCAGATATTTGACGCCCTCAACGAAGCTGCCCGAGAGCTGCAGGAGGAAGAGGAACTCGAGGCAAAGTTGCTTCACGATGCTGTGGACGAATACTGGAACCCAACTACCGATCTCGATGATTTCCGGCGCAACCTTAATCTGGATGCACATCCGATCATACAGCGCTTTAAGCGTTTCATCGAATGTCAAGGTACCGATACGGACGATACCGATTCGGAGGCACACGTCCGGCGGCTCGAGAGTGCATACCACAAATACGAACGTCGGCTGTCGAACCATCTGTTTGATGAGTATTTGATTTTGAGTCGTAAGGCTAGCATAGCGACTACGACGGGCGGTGAATCGAGTGCAACGGAGTTGGAGTTGATCGAAATTGAGGGTGGCCATGTGTTGCGGGCATCCACTAGCAGACGCACAACGGCGTGGGATTTGAAGGAAACGATGAAGGAACCGGTGGCGGAGGTTGAGGAGGAAGCGAACGATGAGATGCTTGATAAAGGTTGTGAGGACCAGAAGCTGGAAGAGTTGGAAGATGAAGAATCTAAGCCGGAAGAGGACACACCTAGCAAGAATTTGGATATTAAGGATATCCCAGAGATATCTGATGAGGGTTATGAGAATCCGAAACATGAAGCGTTAGATGATGAAAAACCAGAAGAGCAGAATGCAGAATTTGATACGAATATGACCATGATAGAGAGTTCTAAGATTCCTGATAAAGACTATGAGGAACCCAAATTGGAAGAGTTCAAAGAGGGCGATTCTAAACCAGAAGAGAAGTATGAACCTTGGGTGAATGAGGTCATCAAGGACTCATCTGCGGATATTGTGGAGCATCAATAG